The window CATTTCTTATGCCAAATTTGGAGTTCTTATTCCCTGTTGCAACATAAGGGTGGACCTAagcataaaaaagataaaaaaaatttagataatttcattgtaataaatattatatgaaaatgaaGTTGAGAGATGGAGATTTGGAGGAATTGAGTTGGGCCAAGATATAGCAGTCAGTAACAAGAACAACCAGTTAATAAAGTTTTGGTAACAATGAAGGTCATGTTCTAGTCATGGATAAAAAGGAACAGAAAAGAGTGAATCTATTGTAACTAATGAAATGGGTTATATAACAATGTCAAtggaagagagaaaataagataataacAGAACctgtttcaaaatttaaaagtacaagtagccaaaatttaattttggaagaaataaaacatttaagttTTATGGGAGTCTTCTTTTGTGTGTATTGTCACTTCAGTTGTTTACCAGTTAGCCATACTTGACAAAACATTAACATCTTGGCTATAAAAGTCCTTAAAGGGTGTGAGTGAACACAAGTGGCATGTAACACTTTCTAAGTCATGAAGTAAACTTAACAATATTATATACCTGCGGATCCACATCAGGATTAATCCGTAGTAAAACATTCACCCTCTTTTGAGCAATTTTTGCAGCTGCTATGATGTTTTCCAAGTCAAATTCACTATCAATGTTGACAAAAACACCTTCTTTGGCAGCCAAGACCAAATCATCCAAGACTTTCCCATTGCCATTAAAGATACACCTATTCACCAATGTGTTGATCCACAAATACCCTAAATAttacacttttttcaagaaaataaaagaattactaAGAACTGGTTAAGAGATATGccaaacaatataatttttaatcaaagcTAACCAAGGTCCAGATGACAGATCTGTATATATCAGAAACATATTAGGTGAGAGAAATCAGAGCATGCTCCCATGAAAGAAGTTAATGGATGACCAAGATTGACTTCTCTCATCTCTCACCAGACATGCTCCCTCCCATATATATACAGAGTAGGGAAGCATATCAAGTGAGAGACAAGAGTATGAAAGGAGCAACTCTTGATCATACAATCTAAATGTACGGTCAAAATCAGACATAGGTAAAACAATCTTTACCATCATGTTCTCACAGGATATGTTCCTATAATAGCTGCGCATAAAGGATCTTAAAAAACCACAAATACATTGATACATGTAGACACATCCAAGGGTTAAGTGTAATTCAACCTTGTCGGATCAAACCCAGCCCGAAGAGCCAATCTAAGCTCATTCCCACTCACAAGCACAGCACCACAACCCAACTGCCTCAAATGCTCCAGAATCTTCAAATTATTGTTGGCCTTGATGGCATAACCAATTATAGACCTCAAACCCTCCAAGGCGTCCTTATAAGCTTCCACATTTCTAGTAATTTGAGGTTTACTGTACAAGTAGAAAGGTCTTCTTTCAACAGAATCCATAATTTCATGCACTTTAAGCCCCTCACAATACAAAAGCCCATCTTCACTCTTTGTGAAACAGTGCTGAAAACGAGTCCTAGTATCGGAGTTATGAAGCGAGGAGTTAGCAGTGATCTTCTGGGAGTGAACTGCTCTAAGAACCCGCGGTTTAATAGTAGCTTTGAGTGGTAGAATTAGGTTTTGAGGAGAAGGGTTTTGGTTCAAAGGGTGATTAATAAAAGTTTTGGAAAGGGGAGGAGGATTATAAAGGATGTGTGAGGCAGCCATGGAAGTGGCAATGATGTTCCTGAAAACAAACTGAACCTATTAATCTCAGTTATCTACCATAACtgcaataaataaaaacacaaattatTCAAAGCAATGAAAGcattaacattttcttttgcaGAAAGGTTACTTGAGTGTGATGGGGCAAAGCAATAAcatgacaaaaataaaagtaagacaAGACAACAAAGGGTGTCCTACAAGCATTTGGAAATGACTAAAAATGTTACATTGGTTTGAGATACACAATAGCAGAAGCAAATATCAGTTAATTCATCGAGAGAGAGCTTACCCGAAGGGAAGTTTAAAGCAGCAAAAACCCACAAAACAGGAACAAGTGCAAGTCCCAGATCAATTTCAATCTCGTGAGATAGTTATTATctataaacaaatttaatgcTAACAACTTTTTTTATCAGCGATAGACTTGGGTAAACGGGCCCAGGTCCCAAACGGGCCCAGGTCCATGGACTGGCCCGCGGGGCTCGCGGTCCGCGCGAGTTAtggaccaatttttttaaacggttCATggttatgttatatattttttgtctgtTCCGCTTAACCCGCGGACTATGCGGGTTTGGCCCGCAGGGTCCGTGTGGGTTGCCTGCAATCCGTATTAGGTTTGATTTGTGTGACCCTAACCCAATtatattaggtttgattttctctttttcactttaaacttttctttttttaaataatataggCTAAGAACATTTTTTCTCCTCACGGTTTTTCTCCACCACGCATTCACGCGCACACAAGTCATACGACTCTTTCCCTTACAAGGAAAACAAAACGTGACTCACACTGGCACAGCCTCGGCCCACCACCGCGCCACCACACAAAGTacatctcttctctctctagaatttgtttttatcctatttttgttgGGGCTGATTCATTGTTGTTGTACTTTTAAATGTGGAGATGGAGAAGACTCAAGCTACTTCAGATAtggaatcatttgttgttggagatgtttaaatttcatattttagatttattgtttagattttcttttgttaagacattatttattttatcgatgtaattgactaattattgatattttatttacatctgtattgaacttaatttgattgtattgtatttttattaaaattaaaattcttttaaaattaggcCCGCGGATCGGCCCATTTGACCCACGGGGTCCGCGGGGCGGGGgcggaccaatttatttggttCGTGTAAAAAGTTGGGCGGACTGGCCCGATTCGCTACCTATGCGGGCTTATGCGGGGCGGACCAGCCCGCTTACCCACCCCTAATCAGCGGGAATCCAAGACTatgtcaaataatttataataattcatacattttatttaaagaattgaGTCCCTTGAATgctaacaattaaattaattaacttttttactaAACATAAACTAATCAACTATATCTTATTATTAGGGACAAAAGTAGTACATGTCTAACTTTATCCTATATACTCCATGGtcttaaatatatatgaaaaaacatatttttttcttaaatataagaaaattttaactaattttactttatttaatattattattttaaaaatactatttatttgATTGAAGTGTTAATTTCAAtgactttttcttatttttaataccAAGTTTCAACTTAgggtaagttaaaaaaaatactttttaattgaaattaatacaattaaacatgGTTAACTAGCTTTGTTAGTtagtatgacattttttttcttcttatagtCTCATTATTCCTAATTATAGAACTCTTTCAACTAAGTGGTGCttcttaagaaaaataattaatttatttaatcacattaaatttgtcaattatttatactatcatttcaaaattacttttttttctctctatctacgtaattattttttattaatgtttggaGAGAAAATAATTAGGTAAAAGtatataggaaaaaataattaattgatttaaaaatttaaaaaaatcttataaaagagacaaataaatttctaaaaaaatagtataattagAAATAGAGGAAATATTTGAGATCAAAGGAGTAATCCTCTAGCAATTTGAGTTTGAGAATGTATTGGACCTCCCTAAGTTTATACTAACAAAGATCCTCATACTAGACAAACAAAATTTGATACTACTGATATAGATAGTTAGATTTCTTTAAAGTGTTAGagatttaatttctaataatgtatatgcaaaatattttattgagatATGGTACTCACTTTAATGatcttaaaaaattacttttatcaattaaaagatACCTTATCTCAAAAAAGGGTCCTCTCCCAAGAGTATAtataaagagattcaaaggtttttTATGCCTTGCTCTTATTTTAAGGTAATAGTCTTTTATTTTAAGCTTTTGATTAGAAATTTCAaccatattattattttctaaaattaattaagatataaaCAATCTATTTGCCTGTTGAATTCATACgacaataagataaaaataaaacactagcttcaaagtttttttttaacattgtaaataaaattcatcTCATAAATATACAGAGGCGTAGAATTTTTAGatataaagactaaaacaaAAGGATAGTATAGATATTAGGACTAAATAATTAGTTAAACCAAAATTAGTTTATCAATCAACCTAGAATTGGTTTTTAttgatattacttttaattaataaaaattaaatttttaatataaatattatggaTCTATATTAACGATATGATATATCATATTAATAGATATCTCTGTTAGTAAAGAAAATTGATATACATAATATAagtacattaaatattaatatgatatatcAGTATATATTCAATATCTATATTAATAATCTATTTCTTTGTTAGAAAatgattatattaataaaaataatcctAACACGTAACATTTCTTTTTATCGATTTGTAATGTGCTTCATCATACTTTTCAACATACTACttcatcaattttaaataattttttatttattaatttaatcaatattctCAAAACACTTATTACCATGAACTTTTAATAAAAGATGCATACTATATCTTGTGaatattaaaacatttaataacttaaaattaatttagaagaACTATTTTGGGTTATTACGTATTATGCTCCTAATTGTTATTGTATGTTGGAAAATTAATTCTTGCACTattcaaagagagagagaaaagtatATATGCTCTAATATAAATTCACGATTGAGTTTAACTTTGATACGTCTCACAATTACgttcaataatttaaaatgaattatttattaaaatggaTTCCATCCAAGTTTAAAACAAGTGACCTACGTGGTTTTTCAGAAAGAAACTTACATGTCAAAAGTTTGTATTGTAATGATGAGGGGGAGAGAGATTTCATATGTGCATATGATTGCACAGCCATGTCTTTCGCTTGTTTCAGTTATCATCAGCATTAGACTCGCGACTTGTTTGTGTTGTGGACCATAATCACATTATTCATAATGCAAAATCTGCACTCCCCTTGTTGAATTTCTTTTCTTCACACAGCATCCATAAATAAATGGCTTTCATGAGGCTTGGATCAAAATCTGATGCATTTCATCGTGAGGGCCAAACAtggtaagcatttttttttttttatcaaaatcaaaccAATATGTATGTATATTGCTTCAATGTGTTGTGTAACTTGTGGTAGAGAAtcataatgtttttgtttttttaatcctttgGTCTAAAGGTTTTTTCAGTTTCATCTTTCATGTGTGATGtcctataattaattaattataatttataaatcttGAGCATGTAGATATTGTCTCTTCACAAATCACAGGTGTTCTAGATACTCGCCAAATCACAACATCATGTGTGGTACAACTTCATGCCCAACAAAGAGGAAATTAAAATTGGTGCATCTCGTGCTAAAAGCATAATACTATCCTATTTACTTGGATAAAAGGGAAACAAAACAATTGGGAAAATATTTCCTATTGATTCAATTCTCAAGACATTGCATTATAATCTAGGACTGATATATAAGGTCCGGCATTCTCTACCATGCTGTTAAGTTCTTTGGTACTGTGTAAAACatgatttcaaaaaatacagAATAAGCATCAAACAACTTATCTTTATAGAATTGTAGTATATTCAGCCTTTATAGCCAGAATTCCCCCCTCCCAACTGAAGCATTTACACTCTTGTGATGGTCAATGCTTTTTAACATTGAGCCActggtttaattttattttttttatgtccaGGAATTGCACAACCGGACTTCCAAGTGATGTTACTGTTAAAGTAGGCGAAACATCATTTTTTCTCCACAAGGTGCATGCTTGAATTGAGCTTctgttgaaaataattttttgatgtaTGCACCATCTGTTTAGgactttatcattattattattaacaagtGCTAACCTCAATTATGCATTCAAGCTCATGGTGGACCTTGGTTTATTTCtgcatttatgattttgatgatgcagTTCCCATTGCTTTCTAGAAGTGGATTACTGAAGAAACTCATTGCTGACTTCACAAATGAGGATGGGTCAAACTGTGTTTTGCAACTTGATGACGTGCCAGGTGGAGACAAAACATTTGAACTTGTGACCAAGTTTTGCTACGGTGTCAAAATAGAAGTCACAGCATCAAATGTGGTTAGTCTAAGATGTGCAGCAGAGCACCTACAGATGAATGAAAATTATGGTGAAGGGAATCTAATTGCAAGGACTGAGGCATTTCTCAATGAAGTTTTCAGTAATTGGTCAGACACTATAAAAGCTCTTCAAACATGTGAGGAAGTTAAATCTTGTGCAGAAGAGTTACACATTGTTTCAAGATGCATTGATTCCTTGGCCATCAAGGCATGTTCTAACCCAAACATGTCCAATAGACATGTGGAAGGACAAGATTGCTCCAAGTACTCAGCTCAAGATCCTGCCTTATGGAATGGAATTTCTTCTGAGAATAAATCACCACATCCAGGTGATGATTGGTGGTACGAGGATTTGTCTTCGCTAATCTTACCCTTATATAAAAGAGTTATTTTATCCATTGAAGCAAAGGGTATGAAACCTGAGAATGTTGTTGGATCCCTCATATATTATATTAGGAGGTTTATCCCCATGATGAATAGGCAAGCAAGCTTCAATGATAAAAATAGTGTCAATCAAGGTACAACCACTAATAGTTCGATTTCTGAAGCAGATCAAAGGGCATTGCTAGAAGAAATTATGGGCTTGCTTCCTAATAAGAAAGGTGTCACACCCTCCAAGTATCTGCTTAGGTTGCTCTGCGCAGCCACCATATTACACGCAAGTCCATCATGCATAGAAAACTTGGAGAAAAGAATTGGATCACAACTTGACCAAGCTGAACTTGTGGATCTTCTCATTCCAAATATGGGGTACTCGGTTGAGACTCTCTATGACATAGACTGCATTCAGAGGATTATTGATCACTTTATGTCTATATACCAGGCTGCAACTGCATCAACTTCTCCATGCATAATTGAAGAGGGGTCGTTGATAGCTGGAACTGATGCCCTTGCACCTATGACAATAGTGGCAAATTTGATAGATGCATATCTTGCAGAAGTGGCTGTAGATGTTAACTTGAAGCTGCCTAAGTTTCAGGCCCTTGCTTCTGCAATTCCAGATTATGCTAGGCCACTGGATGATGCTTTATATCATGCAATAGATGTGTACCTTAAGGTAAGACCATGTTGGAAGCCTAGCTTTCCCAAATGTTACTATCTCTACATTCTAGTTAACCAAATGTTGTGACATATAATTGCTTTCATCAAAAGAAGGCCGTAAAATACCCCTAAGATACAGTAAAATTTCTGAAGAATTTGACAATTCTGGTTTagatttaagaattaattattttaaagttatcaTTCTCTTAATCACAGCTAAATAGAACAAGAAGATAAGATTTCCACCTACTTATATGCATCTTTCAGTGCTCactagaaaaagagaaagatgatTCAGTACCTAACAAAGTTTATTagttgaaaagaagaaaagataatgAAAAGAATTATAAGTTTATATAAGTTAGTAACAAAACCTCACAATCGAGTACAAAGTCAGcaatattgttttgtttttttgtcttaTTTGATAATTCTAATGTGACACATTTATGACAAGTACAGGCACATCCTTGGCTCATTGATTCAGAGAGGGAGCAATTTTGTAGACTCATTAACTGCCAAAAACTCTCATTGGAAGCAAGCACTCATGCAGCACAGAATGAAAGATTACCACTCCGGGTGATTGTGCAGGTCCTCTTTTTCGAACAACTTCGACTCCGAACATCAATCTCTAGCTGGTTGTATGTTTCAGCGAATATTGAGAACTCTGGAAACCCCATTGGAAATCTTGACCTTCCAAGGAATAATGGCAGTGGTCAACTAGACCCTACACAAGGTGCTGGCAACTTGAGGGACCTTGTCTCAGAGCTAGAGAAGGAATGTTCATGTATCAGGAGTGAGATTCAGAAGCTGTCTAAGACAAAGAAAAGTTGGAGCATTATCCCAAAAATCTTTTGTAGAAAAAATTCCTAGTGTTTCATTAATCCAATAGAACCAGATGGTTGCAATGCAATATAAGCATACTAGTGTCCACTATATATGAATGGAAAACCAATTCACTAAATTGTTAAGGTTCACTAAACATTATATAGCTCAGGTGTGGAAATCATGTTCAAATTCAACTACatcttctatttttcctttaattgaATGCAGTAATGACTTTTGAGTTAACAATCAAATGATACGTAGCTATCACAGATTACTACAAAAAAAgggtgataaatattttattgtgcAGAAACGTTACTTGTGCACCAGAGTTTTGACTTCAAtaccaaaataaatatcataGACTAATAACTTAGTAAATGAAAGTTCTAGAATCATCAAttgtttgtgttattttttgcaATGTTGGCAGCTGAATGAAGCATCTTAGTATTTGAATGAATCAATTGACTGCAAAACAATGATTCTAATGATCAAGCAATTTCACTAAAGAATGGACTTTATTCCTCAacctaaacacacacacaaatacaaactttctctaaaattttctcgctcaattacataaaaatttCTCTGAGACTCCTTTACTTTTAATATAAAGATATTCTATTTACAATATAAAAGTATATtagattaattttgaattatttaataatattgtatgtgAAAAAGTATagtgttattttaattataatgattATTTGATATTTGAGCTTATCATAAATGAACTTATGATAGGTTTAACTGTAATAATGTTTACTTTCAATGAAGGTTTCTTGCTATTATTTGGAGGGAATAAAATTAGCATTCCATTAGATAGTTTGAGGGGTGCAAAAGTTgtgatctttttttatttttttacagtgttattttttttgtgtgtatgtTTTCTCATCATTATGTTTGAAGAGGTGTGTATGTTTGAAGaggtgtgtatttttttttaacaatggaTATCATAGTCGTTCTTATGGCCTAATGACCAAAGAAGAGAAGAGTATTGAAGCTTGAAAAAAGTGATGGTGAGTTTGTGTGAAATTCTTGTGTCAAAAGTCTTCTTGATGACCAGGAAGTCAAGTGACACGTTTCAATGGTGATAGCTAATGGTAGTAAAAGTCAAAAATTGTCAGCTTTCAGGGGTGTCAAAGTAGTTCTTGTGGCCTGATGACCAAAGAAGAGAAGTATTAAAGCTTAAGAAAGCTAGTGGTGAGTTTGTGTGGAATTCTTGAGTCAAAAGTCTTCTTGGCAACATGGAAGTCAAGAGACATGTTCTAGTAGTGGTAGCTAATGGTGGTACAAGTCGAGAATTGTCACCATCCAATACTCACGtagtatatatatgttgttgGCAAAACAAttcagattttttattttaaatctctaggatattgtttagatatttaaaaaaattatttgtaaattagATATTTGTTTATGACATTAGGTCTATAAATAAAGATTCCTAATATGAGAAGAAATAtcctaagttttttttaagcaaaagattGGGATTGCAGCATGAGGGTTGATGACATCCCAAACTAGGTTGGCACCTCAAGAATCCCCATACAGACACAACATGACCAgcaaatattataaatgataagaCTCAAAAAGAACAAGAACATCATGGGGGGATATGAACAAGACCCAAGAGATGGACAGATTCCTAACAAGGCTATCTAAACCTATAGTAGGAGAGTTGATGCCTATCATTTACAAAACAATCAAATATCTAAGTGAGAGAAAGGGTCATGTGAAGGGATGATTTATTAGGTTTATTTGTTGTAGATGTAGACATGAGGTGTGGTGTTTTGAAGATAGACATGAGGGACCAAATCATGTTagataaaataatgatttttttttctggtgttgtatgtttttttgattttgtgttttcttatcATTATGCATGAAGAGGTATATGTTTTCTTAAAAGTATAACTAATTGGTTACATTCTTTCTACATGCATAATTAGGGGTGGATATTGGGTCAAATAGATATATAAACTTGTCCAATTTGACCAAATCAAACATTAAAAACTGAATTGAATTGGATAAAAATTCTCTAAACTTGGGTTTGAGTCACTTTTGAATTGATAAACTTTATACTCATTAACAAATTTCAGTTGGTTGAAAAGGTGTGTAAGTTATTGTAAATTCTTTGATATTGTCTtcaattcttttaaataaaaaaattaaatacatcaaACCTTTGACATTGTCTTCAAttcttatagataaaaaaaaattaggggtGGATATTgggtcaaatatatatataaacttatcCTATTTGACCAAATCAAACATTAAAAACTggattgaattaaataaaaattctctAAACTTGGCTTTGAGTCACTTTtgaattgataaattttaaactcATTAACAAATTCCAGTTGATTAAGACGGTGTATAagatattgtaaattttttgatattgtcttcaatttttatgaataaaaaaaattaaatgcatcAAACCTTGATTGAAACTTTTTCTCctcattttttgttcttttattaattCTCTTAATAGCATATTTTCATCACTCGACCATGTGATCAAAACCAATTTAAATCAAACTagattaatttgatttgtattGAAGTTTAAActctaaaatttattgaaaatcattcTAATTTAATCCAAGCTCAGTCaattgatttaatattttttttcaagccCAACCAATCTGAGTCGATGATCCTTTAACAACTAATTAACGTACAAGAGGTTTAGACAATTATTTAATGTGACTTTTCTTTTTAACGCTAGACTTGACATTTTTAGAGTTTTATGTATGAATCATAGTTCTAATAATACATGTCCGACTATGGTTTCTTGGTATGTGGGTTAATGCTTCGCCTGTCTTGTTTGGTTGCCAAGACATTCATTTGGTTTTCTTCAACGACCCAAAGGAATGTTTCGGTGTCATTCTATTTGAAGTtgtataaatgaatttttttttgaatgaagCATGTCTATTTCAAGttttgaacatgatttttgtTGAACTTGTTTTTATggcttgttttctatttttataattttatttactcatttaattatttaattagtaattaatgtCTCGTACATTATGCAGCCACAATGAGCATAAGTTTTAATTTGGATTTAcctttaaaaaagttttaatttgtatttcaattctaaaattgattttaaaaaaataatcatctcaCCTCATCTTTCCATATAtcaataattcaatatttttttagtgagTGTAAATATCCCCTAATCAAAAGTCAAAAATTAATCTTTGTGATGCTTAAATCCATTTAaagggttaatttttttaacacgtGTTCTTCTGTATCCACCAATTTAAAATGCATTTGAAATTAGGtacaacaataatttttctttgagattaatttttgtatattatgaatattaattaattaaaaatataaatatttttacactattatttaactaattaaaaactatcttaagtatgattttaaaataattattataaaagttaatgttaattttttatacgtAGGAATCAAAGTCATAATAATGAGTTGTTTAACCAACTGAGCTAGACCATTTTGGTACAAAAATTAATGATGTTGCTATGTATGACCATtaaatgatagtataaaatGAGTTGGGTACCTTGTGAATGAAAGAGGTGGCAAAATAAAATAGGTGGCAAAATAGGTCGGACTAGTTGGGTCGATCCAAATAAATTCGATAAAATGTAACGTCgaacttaaattttttagcCCAAATTAGATGTGGATTTTTTTAGCTCAATCCAATCATGACCCAATGTGAGCTAAGCCCACAAAAACCCATTAAAACCCGTAAAACTAGACTTTTATTGGACTTAGGCTTCATTATTTAGGCCCAAATTAAATCTTACTTTTTGGCCCAATCCATTATAGCCCGCAATCCGCATTGACTCAGTCCATTTTATCACCtataaagaaaagttttatagaTGAACAAATTGAGAAATtgatacatttaaaattttgtgtgtcATTATAATAAGAAGTTCACCACAAATCAATAAGTGACTTTTCATCACAAAAATAAAGGTTATGATTTCTGTTtaacaaaaagagataaatgacatacaaaaaaaggaataattccgacataattagaaatttgcatttgcatattcaagcttcttaatttcttcatatGGTGAAGCATGTAGATAAGATAGACCTTTGATGTTGATAACTTCCTTATCCATCACACTGTAACATTGATCAAGAAGTGTCCTATTTAGGATGAAAGTTTGACAATGTTATTATGCCACAGCCAGTCCTTTTATCTTGAGAAAATGAATGCAAACCATAACATACAAACCATGTTACCTAACATGAAAATAGTCCTTGAAAGGTGCTCCACAGGTTAGTGGTCCAAAGATGTGAATGTTTGCCAAAACTAGCACTGCATAACACACAGTATACCTTTTATTCTTTAGTCATTAGCCAATACTTGATTTCTAAATTACAAGACAAGTAGACTGATGTTTGGAGAAAGCAATTTCCCTCTgaccctctctttttctcatATTCACACTTTACTTCTAAATGAAAAGGTTCAATGTGAGCTCTACCTCATCAAGTTTAGTATTAGAtcacttttttccttcttaattttagagaaaaatgtttaaaaggaagaaaaaggggtGCTGCATCGGAACTTTATCCTGTGGATAATTTTGTCAATACCTCATATCTTTTCTCTTTCATATATCACAATGAAAATATCTTCTCTACAAAGCTGTATCTAAGTACTAGGAATTTCTAAAAGGAATTTGTCAAAGGCTTGTAATCTTACCTTAGTGGTAGCTGTGTTTCCTTCAGTTCCCTCTTTACCATGCCATCCATGTTTCAGCCAATATTTCAAACCAATGCATCATATATGATGACTATGCAACCACTCAAAGCTTCTGGAATTATCTCCAAACTAAACAGACCCAACTGTACGAAGCAGTTCTTTCAACCACTGGCAATGTGATGGATGATACATGGACCAACCATGGCTATCATATTGTCCTCAGATCCCTGCATGTGGCACATGATCCCTTAACTGAGGCCTTCGTGCATATGGCCCCTCGCatagtttgaactttgaacccCACATACCCCTCTGTAACACATGGCAATGTCACATTTGCTTGGAAACTGAGGGCCCCACAAGCTGAAATATCATATGTGTATGATGTGGTAAACAGCATCTACCTTAGCATTTCCTATACATTGGTGTTAAATTTTGGTGTGAGTAGTTTACAAACTGCAGCCTCTTTGTCCAACTATGTGAGGGAATGCGATCCCAACCAGCCATTGCACTTGCATTCAAGAATTGGTTGTTTGTGGGGTCAGTTTCTCGTATGTTGtcttttagtgtgtttggataacaaGTGAAAATTGATTATGGTTCATAAAATTATGTTGACACATGAAAAAGCCGAagcaactatttgttgcttcaCTCCtaccatgatttttttaatcaattatgcTAGAAGTGAATCTAAACCAAAGATGTTATTTAGCTCGCCAAGACTTAAATTAACTCTAAATCAG of the Glycine max cultivar Williams 82 chromosome 13, Glycine_max_v4.0, whole genome shotgun sequence genome contains:
- the LOC102659910 gene encoding BTB/POZ domain-containing protein At5g03250, giving the protein MAFMRLGSKSDAFHREGQTWNCTTGLPSDVTVKVGETSFFLHKFPLLSRSGLLKKLIADFTNEDGSNCVLQLDDVPGGDKTFELVTKFCYGVKIEVTASNVVSLRCAAEHLQMNENYGEGNLIARTEAFLNEVFSNWSDTIKALQTCEEVKSCAEELHIVSRCIDSLAIKACSNPNMSNRHVEGQDCSKYSAQDPALWNGISSENKSPHPGDDWWYEDLSSLILPLYKRVILSIEAKGMKPENVVGSLIYYIRRFIPMMNRQASFNDKNSVNQGTTTNSSISEADQRALLEEIMGLLPNKKGVTPSKYLLRLLCAATILHASPSCIENLEKRIGSQLDQAELVDLLIPNMGYSVETLYDIDCIQRIIDHFMSIYQAATASTSPCIIEEGSLIAGTDALAPMTIVANLIDAYLAEVAVDVNLKLPKFQALASAIPDYARPLDDALYHAIDVYLKAHPWLIDSEREQFCRLINCQKLSLEASTHAAQNERLPLRVIVQVLFFEQLRLRTSISSWLYVSANIENSGNPIGNLDLPRNNGSGQLDPTQGAGNLRDLVSELEKECSCIRSEIQKLSKTKKSWSIIPKIFCRKNS
- the LOC100791677 gene encoding diaminopimelate decarboxylase 1, chloroplastic isoform X1 translates to MLLLCPITLKNIIATSMAASHILYNPPPLSKTFINHPLNQNPSPQNLILPLKATIKPRVLRAVHSQKITANSSLHNSDTRTRFQHCFTKSEDGLLYCEGLKVHEIMDSVERRPFYLYSKPQITRNVEAYKDALEGLRSIIGYAIKANNNLKILEHLRQLGCGAVLVSGNELRLALRAGFDPTRCIFNGNGKVLDDLVLAAKEGVFVNIDSEFDLENIIAAAKIAQKRVNVLLRINPDVDPQVHPYVATGNKNSKFGIRNEKLQWFLDAVKEHPNELKLVGAHCHLGSTITKVDIFRDAAIIMVNYIDQIRAQGFEVDYLNIGGGLGIDYQHSGAVLPTPRDLIDTVRELVLSRGLNLIIEPGRSLVANTCCLVNRVTGVKTNGSKNFIVIDGSMAELIRPSLYDAYQHIELVSPAPANAEIANFDVVGPVCESADFLGKDRQLPTPAKGTGLVVHDAGAYCMSMASTYNLKMRPPEYWVEEDGSVSKIRHGETFEDHIRFFEGL
- the LOC100791677 gene encoding diaminopimelate decarboxylase 1, chloroplastic isoform X2; translation: MNIIATSMAASHILYNPPPLSKTFINHPLNQNPSPQNLILPLKATIKPRVLRAVHSQKITANSSLHNSDTRTRFQHCFTKSEDGLLYCEGLKVHEIMDSVERRPFYLYSKPQITRNVEAYKDALEGLRSIIGYAIKANNNLKILEHLRQLGCGAVLVSGNELRLALRAGFDPTRCIFNGNGKVLDDLVLAAKEGVFVNIDSEFDLENIIAAAKIAQKRVNVLLRINPDVDPQVHPYVATGNKNSKFGIRNEKLQWFLDAVKEHPNELKLVGAHCHLGSTITKVDIFRDAAIIMVNYIDQIRAQGFEVDYLNIGGGLGIDYQHSGAVLPTPRDLIDTVRELVLSRGLNLIIEPGRSLVANTCCLVNRVTGVKTNGSKNFIVIDGSMAELIRPSLYDAYQHIELVSPAPANAEIANFDVVGPVCESADFLGKDRQLPTPAKGTGLVVHDAGAYCMSMASTYNLKMRPPEYWVEEDGSVSKIRHGETFEDHIRFFEGL